The Xylocopa sonorina isolate GNS202 chromosome 10, iyXylSono1_principal, whole genome shotgun sequence genome contains the following window.
AGAGTCGGTCGACCTCGTGTTTCGATCCCGACGCGAGTTTCTCAGATCTGGTAGCATCAGTCTACGGGACGCTGATTGCCGGTTGGCCCAGGTAGGCCTGCTCGACTGCGAGTTCTCCGAAGAGCCCGCGGAATTCGATCTCGTATCGGACGTCGGGTGAACTACTCTCACACGATTGTTCGGACTTCCTATTAGAAAGGAGGACGTTATACCAGAACGGGAAGGTTGAGGTTGTTGGAAGTCCTCGAAGTCCTCCACGGGTACTTCGTTGAACTGGGGCGTTGCTTCTTCTCCTTCCTTCGTCTGCTCGGCTATACTGGACATATCGCGCTCTTGTATATCGTGAATGCAAGTCCACTGGAACAAAGAATTGTAAATTAACGTGTAATTGAAATGCGCACGGCGGAATCTTGGGTTGTGATAGTCGATGATTTGTTAGTTAGTACCAACCTCAGATTTCTCTCCATTAGTAACGTTCCTAGAAAGAGCACACCATCCCTGAGGGTGTACTTGCAAGCTCGATATTACCTCGGCGTCGTCGCCGACAGGAAAATCGGTTAAAAACTCCACTCTGTTGTGTGTACGAGAATGCGAGAACAGATGCGTGAAACTTGCCACTGTTGATATCGTAGTTTGGGACGATTGCATCAACCGATACATGTTCGGCTGAAATAGAAGTGAATCGTTATCTCGCATGTCAGTGGAGTATCGATTACGCGTAATATCCGTATGTTGAAAATCGAACGCACTCGAAATCCTGCCAAGTCTTGAGCTAACGTGCTTAACTTAAGGTTATGTATAATAATGAGGTATCCAGAAGTGGTGCTTATTAACAGTTTACTGGCATCCGGACTAAGTCTGGTACGCATGAGTCCATTCGTATGAAAGACACGCGTGTGCAGAATACTATTCTCCGTGAAACTGTTGATGTCCCAAGTGTATATGCTGCCATCGAAACCACTGGTCAATAACAAACTATCTTTGGGACTGTATTCTATAGTCTTCACCCAATTCGAGTGACCTTCCAGGGTTCTTATCTTTTGCTTTAAATTTCTAGCATCCCAAAGAGCTACGGTTCTATCATCTGAACAAGATGCGAACATACGCTGGTCCAAAAACCTATCGTAACAGGAAAATGATCAGTACAAGTTATTAGTTGGACGAAAGTCTACGCTTACCTAACATAATTCACGCAATCGGTGTGAGCATTATCAATCGCATGGATCAATCTTCTTCTCAAAGGGTCAAACATTAAAATGCTTTTCTTCTCGCATGCTGCCAATAGAAGAGAActgtcgtgtaaaataaaacattGTGTCATTAACTGGCTCGACATAAAGTTACACATAGAATTTAGAATACGCTTGTACCAACCCGTCAGGCGAATATTCGAGATTGAAAACTCCACCGTGGGCTGCGGTCGAGGATAACGCATGATCCCAAGAGGTTACTGGTTGTATGGAAGAATAAAGGGTTTTATGAAAGTTATCGGAATGCCCTAAAGGGAACTGTATACCCAACTCGCGTTGCCTTAACCAGA
Protein-coding sequences here:
- the LOC143428660 gene encoding DDB1- and CUL4-associated factor 10 homolog is translated as MPKIRIGDDHSLWLRQRELGIQFPLGHSDNFHKTLYSSIQPVTSWDHALSSTAAHGGVFNLEYSPDGSLLLAACEKKSILMFDPLRRRLIHAIDNAHTDCVNYVRFLDQRMFASCSDDRTVALWDARNLKQKIRTLEGHSNWVKTIEYSPKDSLLLTSGFDGSIYTWDINSFTENSILHTRVFHTNGLMRTRLSPDASKLLISTTSGYLIIIHNLKLSTLAQDLAGFRPNMYRLMQSSQTTISTVASFTHLFSHSRTHNRVEFLTDFPVGDDAEVISSLQVHPQGWCALSRNVTNGEKSEWTCIHDIQERDMSSIAEQTKEGEEATPQFNEVPVEDFEDFQQPQPSRSGITSSFLIGSPNNRVRVVHPTSDTRSNSAGSSENSQSSRPTWANRQSASRRLMLPDLRNSRRDRNTRSTDSRVTADRDDRQGDRQRDRQGGRQGDRQGDRYIFAADIYAAAESLLEEGADEQERDSLQDYRPLRPNSHLNYLRPRNMIDNFSTGNIDIHVSTTDVWEAHVAIREARLRRERDWLSRASNNTVVIIGDRIRVQNRNRQGQQTMYAIPRNRMIHQNTPRLTHYIEEPNVGSGYIKELCFSADGRLICSPYGYGVRLLAFSSDCSELSNCVPPYNECIKLHELAMNVSHSGIVVSTKFSPRHCLLVSGCLSGKIVWHQPVLK